A single region of the Candidatus Paceibacterota bacterium genome encodes:
- a CDS encoding DUF4197 family protein, whose translation MARHRQSFETGRRPFQSVHQQRPIPAADPKGRGYATILSRRSPGPAVAGKGLSIADAIIILMGTNNAATRYLRRTTETNLLSKFLPVVRQATAQTGVTSARNSPADKAAE comes from the coding sequence ATGGCGCGTCACCGTCAGAGCTTTGAAACCGGACGACGCCCGTTTCAAAGTGTTCATCAGCAGCGACCAATTCCAGCAGCCGATCCAAAAGGACGAGGCTACGCAACTATACTGAGCCGCCGGAGTCCCGGGCCGGCAGTGGCGGGCAAGGGCCTGTCCATTGCCGATGCCATAATCATTCTAATGGGCACCAACAACGCTGCCACCCGGTATCTCCGCCGGACCACCGAGACGAACCTACTCTCGAAGTTCCTGCCGGTTGTGAGGCAGGCGACAGCTCAAACCGGCGTGACCTCCGCTCGCAACAGCCCTGCGGACAAGGCGGCAGAGTAG